In a genomic window of Helianthus annuus cultivar XRQ/B chromosome 10, HanXRQr2.0-SUNRISE, whole genome shotgun sequence:
- the LOC110884104 gene encoding uncharacterized protein LOC110884104 produces MKLRSNRVFKREKPKINLCIKNIKNQSFSERQLSLRSSKSICRKRGANGGEIEPCVDDCDENLELGTKEAVNSDDKGLFLGSEVLDPVEDLVVSCPKEETEEGEGNESVSTGVGFKEEIKSPHVVDCENGSKSLESETFVDDITIVNGDDDTGNVDRLGECKEMKKGKRGRKKKNVRKLKNIESNREKIDVVTGVNGYDDADDECTLMTLKRKGGKKRENVEALGAFVTADGGFRAVVLGLKHSDDIPNPMLKRLGMPPSKVLTEGENTRPKKKLKKSGKRCKLQGMTSGNAAAVLSLEQSDDISNKTLKRRGRPRKVLTDGENMRPKKKLKRREITSLPLNEIPGKKVERRGRPRKVPLEIPAGPMNSRGIERKLYGEGTTFKKFKGRGRPSKMEARTLATNVIKMRTVKLMSVKKRPTICKKEKSEENSEQILNAGKGIIGGKRREMQQLVRDKISEILLKCGWTIDRRQRQEKAYKDAVYIEPNGKRSYWSITGAYARLKTKIENGRADDNEVSAFTPIPEEEISILFRYPRKERKKYEKKKNKVLKNVKKGKIVTDKKKKHGKKKSKDGSKRKIIFKPRGFENGSKQDNEGVLVIKKRNLLSWMIDSGVISAGTKVQYGKTRRQKRSSEGVITGDGICCGCCNETMGITKFVGHCGGRFGSVFDNLYLESGACLRNCLVDSWRKEEESDINRLNVVDIRGDDPNDDTCNICGDGGNLICCDGCPSTFHQSCLDVENFPSGDWNCIYCTCKFCGVVSVSTPQTEDSHDEVTSQMLSCYLCEEKFHQLCVQEGEDVNKDLNGLPFCGRKCQELFERLQTYLGVKHELEDGFSWTLLQRSGIDQDLNVLDTQLRVEHNSKLAVAFSVMDECFIPIVDERSGTNIIRNVVYNCGSNFRRLNYAGFLTAVLEKDDEFITAASIRIHGYRLAEMPFIGTRHIYRRQGMCRRLLDAIESTLSSLGVEELIIPAIPALLQTWTDVFGFMSLDDTKKQAMKCMSMMVFPGIEMLKKPLCENQSDDVNHAPSAGVGKAVIDHEEKEETILLTDGCSRPKPNDENNPQVETTSSNATDCKQTSVDTTGVGKDIIHCQQAGKETVLMDCSSPEPDLENDKLAISHGVNGLCDLNLPVKDVLPCDIDGQTSVDSESFPDCAIDPSSFESVICENRGSSELKLDVEEDGVPVVNVEPSLLTSKLVVKNTFDLNLQPAAVETDVHIVSDDSVHCESQASVKSFEIVDQSAGGQTDSKTSESQPLVIR; encoded by the exons ATGAAATTGAGATCAAATAGGGTTTTCAAAAGGGAAAAACCCAAAATTAATTTATGTATCAAGAATATCAAGAATCAAAGTTTTTCGGAAAGGCAGTTATCGTTGCGCTCTAGTAAATCAATTTGTCGTAAAAGGGGAGCAAATGGGGGTGAAATTGAGCCATGTGTTGATGATTGTGATGAAAATCTTGAATTGGGTACGAAAGAAGCGGTAAATAGTGACGATAAAGGGTTGTTTTTGGGATCGGAGGTTTTGGATCCCGTGGAAGATTTAGTTGTTTCCTGTCCGAAAGAAGAAACCGAGGAGGGAGAAGGAAACGAATCAGTGTCTACGGGTGTCGGTTTTAAGGAAGAGATAAAATCGCCACATGTAGTAGACtgtgaaaatgggtctaaaagttTGGAATCAGAAACATTTGTTGATGATATAACGATTGTTAATGGTGACGATGATACTGGAAATGTTGATCGTCTAGGTGAATGTAAAGAAATGAAGAAAGGTAAACGTGGTAGGAAAAAGAAAAACGTTAGAAAGTTAAAGAACATCGAAAGTAACCGAGAAAAGATTGATGTTGTTACTGGCGTAAATGGTTATGACGACGCCGACGATGAATGTACGCTTATGACCCTGAAACGTAAGGGGGGGAAGAAAAGGGAAAATGTGGAGGCTTTGGGTGCTTTCGTGACTGCTGATGGTGGATTCAGGGCGGTGGTTCTTGGTCTAAAACATTCGGATGATATACCAAACCCGATGCTAAAACGTCTCGGAATGCCTCCTTCTAAGGTGCTTACAGAAGGCGAAAACACGAGACCGAAAAAGAAATTAAAGAAGAGTGGAAAACGTTGTAAACTTCAGGGTATGACTAGCGGTAACGCTGCGGCGGTTCTTAGTTTAGAACAATCAGATGATATTTCAAACAAGACGTTAAAGCGGCGTGGAAGGCCTCGTAAGGTGCTTACAGACGGTGAAAACATGAGACCAAAAAAGAAACTAAAGAGGCGTGAAATTACATCTTTACCCTTGAATGAGATACCAGGAAAGAAAGTAGAACGACGTGGAAGACCGCGTAAGGTTCCACTCGAGATTCCAGCTGGACCCATGAACTCACGTGGAATAGAACGTAAGTTATACGGTGAAGGTACTACTTTTAAGAAATTCAAAGGTCGTGGAAGACCTTCGAAAATGGAAGCACGAACTTTAGCTACAAACGTGATTAAAATGAGAACAGTGAAACTCATGTCAGTGAAAAAACGGCCCACAATTTGTAAAAaagagaaatctgaagaaaataGTGAACAAATTCTTAACGCGGGAAAAGGGATTATTGGCGGAAAAAGAAGGGAAATGCAGCAGTTAGTACGAGATAAAATATCGGAAATACTTTTGAAATGCGGGTGGACGATCGATCGTAGACAAAGGCAAGAAAAAGCATACAAGGATGCAGTGTATATCGAACCTAACGGGAAGAGATCATACTGGTCAATAACGGGAGCTTACGCTAGATTAAAAACGAAAATTGAAAATGGTCGTGCTGACGATAACGAAGTGTCTGCATTTACGCCAATACCTGAAGAAGAAATCAGTATACTTTTTAGATACCCTCGTAAAGAGAGgaaaaaatatgagaaaaaaaaGAACAAAGTCTTGAAGAATGTAAAGAAGGGTAAAATTGTCACCGACAAAAAGAAGAAGCATGGTAAGAAGAAGTCAAAGGACGGGTCAAAGAGGAAAATAATATTCAAGCCACGTGGTTTTGAAAACGGGTCGAAACAAGATAATGAGGGCGTATTGGTAATTAAGAAGCGGAATCTTTTATCGTGGATGATTGATTCAGGTGTTATTTCGGCTGGAACGAAGGTTCAATACGGGAAAACTAGAAGACAAAAGAGGTCTTCTGAGGGTGTTATTACTGGTGACGGGATTTGTTGCGGTTGTTGTAACGAAACTATGGGAATAACGAAATTTGTAGGTCATTGTGGAGGGAGATTTGGTTCGGTTTTTGATAATTTATATTTGGAATCGGGCGCGTGTCTTAGAAATTGTTTGGTGGATTCATGGAGGAAAGAAGAGGAATCGGATATTAATAGATTAAACGTTGTTGATATTCGAGGAGATGACCCGAATGATGATACGTGTAATATTTGTGGAGATGGGGGGAACTTGATATGTTGCGATGGATGCCCTTCGACTTTTCATCAGAGCTGCCTTGACGTCGAA AATTTTCCTTCGGGGGATTGGAACTGCATATACTGCACGTGTAAATTTTGTGGAGTGGTTTCCGTTTCTACCCCTCAAACTGAAGACTCTCATGATGAAGTTACCTCACAAATGCTTTCATGCTATTTATGTGAGGAAAAAT TCCACCAATTGTGCGTACAAGAGGGCGAAGATGTAAATAAAGATTTAAATGGACTACCTTTTTGTGGAAGGAAATGTCAGGAG CTCTTTGAGCGATTACAGACGTATCTTGGGGTGAAACATGAACTCGAAGACGGATTTTCATGGACTCTACTTCAACGTTCCGGTATTGACCAAGATCTTAATGTTCTCGACACTCAATTAAGAGTTGAACACAATTCCAAATTGGCTGTTGCATTCTCTGTAATGGATGAATGTTTCATTCCAATTGTTGATGAGAGAAGCGGGACCAACATCATCCGTAATGTTGTATATAACTGTGG GTCCAACTTCAGGCGGCTGAATTATGCCGGCTTCTTAACAGCAGTTTTGGAAAAGGATGATGAATTTATCACAGCAGCATCAATACG GATTCACGGTTATCGGCTAGCAGAAATGCCTTTTATTGGTACTCGCCACATTTATAGACGTCAAGGAATGTGTCGCCGGCTTTTGGATGCAATTGAATCC ACTCTTTCGTCTCTTGGTGTGGAAGAGCTAATAATTCCCGCCATCCCCGCACTTCTGCAAACGTGGACCGATGTGTTCGGTTTCATGTCCCTTGACGATACAAAGAAGCAAGCGATGAAATGCATGAGCATGATGGTGTTTCCCGGTATCGAAATGCTTAAAAAACCTCTTTGCGAAAACCAGTCCGATGACGTGAATCATGCTCCGTCTGCAG GGGTCGGGAAAGCGGTTATCGATcatgaagaaaaggaagaaacgattTTGTTAACAGATGGTTGCAGCAGGCCGAAGCCAAATGACGAAAATAACCCTCAAGTTGAAACTACATCATCAAATGCAACAGATTGTAAGCAAACATCTGTTGATACAACTGGCGTTGGGAAAGATATTATCCATTGTCAACAAGCGGGAAAAGAAACCGTTCTAATGGATTGCAGCAGTCCGGAACCGGATCTTGAAAATGATAAATTAGCGATTTCCCATGGCGTTAACGGCCTTTGTGACTTGAATCTTCCAGTAAAGGATGTTCTTCCATGTGATATAGACGGTCAAACTTCTGTTGACTCCGAGTCGTTTCCAGATTGTGCTATTGACCCGAGTTCTTTCGAGTCCGTGATTTGTGAGAATCGCGGATCGTCAGAATTGAAGTTAGATGTTGAGGAGGATGGTGTTCCTGTGGTCAATGTCGAACCGTCTCTGTTGACTTCTAAATTGGTTGTGAAAAACACGTTTGACTTGAATCTGCAGCCTGCTGCAGTGGAGACTGATGTGCATATTGTTAGTGATGATTCTGTCCACTGTGAATCTCAAGCTTCCGTAAAGTCATTCGAGATAGTTGACCAGAGTGCTGGAGGTCAAACCGATTCCAAAACCTCTGAAAGTCAACCTCTTGTCATACGTTGA